The Nitrospira sp. sequence CCGAACTCTTCGGCCATGAACGCGGAGCCTTTACGGGGGCCGTGCAACAAAAGAAGGGTAAATTGGAATCGGCGGCCGGCGGCACCTTGTTTCTGGATGAGGTCGGTGATTTGTTACCCGCCCTGCAGGTCAAGTTGCTTCGGTTTCTACAGGGAGGCACATTTGAGCGAGTCGGGGGCCAGGAGACTCTCCGCGTCGATGCCCGAATCATTGCCGCGACCAATGTCGATCTGAAGGCCGCCATCGATCAGAATCGGTTTCGGGAGGACCTCTATTATCGGCTCGGCGTGTTGCATATTCATCTCCCCCCGCTTCGGGACCGAGGAGAAGACTTGCTCCTCATGGCCATGGTCTTTCTCAAGCGGGCCGCGGCGATCTATCGTAAGTCGATCCGTGGTTATTCAGCCCAGGCCATCGACGCAATGCGCGCCCATGCCTGGCCTGGCAACGTGCGTGAGCTCAGTAATCGAGTCCGGCGGGCCGTGGTCATGGGAGAGGGAGACGAGATTACGCCGCGGGATTTGGATCTGACTCCGGAGGTTCTTCAACAGGAAGGAAAAGATGCGCTCGATTCATTGCGTACGGCTCACCGCCGAATCGAGGTGGAGTTGCTTGTGCGGGCGATCAGCGTCCATCGCGGCAATTTGACCCGTATCGCGCGCGACCTGGAGGTGAGTCGCTCGACTCTGTACCGGAAACTGCGCACCTATGGGCTCGAAAAACTTGTTCCCGCCACCACACGGTCATCGTCCGTGAGTAATGCCGGACGTACGAGAGTCGCGCGACCTACCACGCAAGAGAGTGACGCTGTGTTGCCTCAATATGCACCGGCGGGTGCGCCCCTTGAGTCTGGGCATTAATCAACCAATTCGTCACGGGAAGTCATGCGATCTTGCA is a genomic window containing:
- a CDS encoding sigma-54-dependent Fis family transcriptional regulator, which produces MEEREEMIGTSPAICTVFDLIRKVSATEMPVLLTGETGTGKELSAQAIHTRSQRKHGPFVPINCGAIPETLLESELFGHERGAFTGAVQQKKGKLESAAGGTLFLDEVGDLLPALQVKLLRFLQGGTFERVGGQETLRVDARIIAATNVDLKAAIDQNRFREDLYYRLGVLHIHLPPLRDRGEDLLLMAMVFLKRAAAIYRKSIRGYSAQAIDAMRAHAWPGNVRELSNRVRRAVVMGEGDEITPRDLDLTPEVLQQEGKDALDSLRTAHRRIEVELLVRAISVHRGNLTRIARDLEVSRSTLYRKLRTYGLEKLVPATTRSSSVSNAGRTRVARPTTQESDAVLPQYAPAGAPLESGH